In one Nicotiana sylvestris chromosome 8, ASM39365v2, whole genome shotgun sequence genomic region, the following are encoded:
- the LOC104223627 gene encoding peamaclein-like: MKLCFATLLVVTLVLTSSFIQTTVAGSDFCDSKCKIRCSKAGRQDRCLKYCGICCNECQCVPSGTYGNKDECPCYRDKKNSKGKPKCP, translated from the exons ATGAAGCTTTGTTTTGCAACTCTGCTTGTGGTGACACTTGTTCTTACTTCTTCCTTCATTCAAACAACTGTGGCTGGTTCAG ATTTCTGTGATTCAAAGTGCAAGATTAGGTGTTCAAAGGCAGGACGACAGGACAGATgtttgaagtattgtgggatatGTTGTAATGAGTGCCAATGTGTTCCTTCTGGGACTTATGGGAACAAAGACGAGTGCCCTTGCTACAGGGACAAGAAGAACTCTAAGGGCAAGCCTAAATGCCCTTGA